From a single Planococcus shenhongbingii genomic region:
- a CDS encoding sensor histidine kinase: MNTIQKKIWVLASVVLAIMVAIWLTLTFYNQKMQTQYNDILQRYLQMNEVTSASQEIVADLNRYLMIPTDGNKAQLEESRERLLTVQSTVYDLRNVENELTLTNYSHLIDSFIETVDRSVMFQEQEEAESALAEFAEATSISMYISEMTLTIFDTELKTYERFYRGIIDQSTELEKLGFWLLLLITACLLLFTYLFSISITRPVQQLTKAANELAKGHFDQPIKVDSNDEISFLAKTFDHMRGNINTLILEIQKKAQLERELQESKLLLQESQLRNLQNQINPHFLFNTLNTLSKKAYLDGAEETSDLLVSVAGLLRYNLKRMDRAVSLYEEVYVLQQYMDIQKARYSDRLQFHAEIEESSLGFQIPGLTLQPLIENAVIHAIEPEEDGGQIWFRIQEVEDEIWIEIADDGQGMDEEKQRQLLEQAVVSKEGHSTGIGFSNVLKRLQLFYGRENLVEIDSGIGKGTKITLKLPKVKGAQNHGQTSHSG, from the coding sequence ATGAATACGATCCAGAAAAAGATTTGGGTGCTCGCTTCCGTAGTTCTTGCCATCATGGTCGCCATCTGGCTGACACTGACTTTTTACAATCAGAAAATGCAGACGCAGTACAACGACATTTTGCAGCGTTATTTGCAAATGAATGAAGTGACCAGTGCCAGCCAGGAAATCGTGGCAGACTTGAACCGTTATTTGATGATTCCAACCGATGGCAATAAAGCCCAGCTCGAAGAAAGCCGGGAACGCCTGCTCACGGTCCAGTCGACAGTATATGACCTCCGCAATGTGGAAAACGAATTAACACTGACAAACTATAGCCACTTGATTGACAGTTTTATTGAAACGGTGGATCGTTCGGTGATGTTCCAAGAGCAAGAGGAAGCTGAATCGGCACTCGCTGAATTTGCGGAAGCTACCAGCATTTCGATGTATATTTCGGAAATGACGCTGACGATTTTTGATACCGAATTGAAAACCTATGAACGTTTTTACCGCGGCATCATCGACCAGTCAACAGAGCTGGAAAAACTGGGTTTCTGGCTGCTGTTATTGATTACTGCCTGTTTGCTGCTGTTTACGTATTTGTTTTCCATCAGCATTACCAGACCGGTGCAGCAATTGACAAAAGCGGCTAACGAGTTGGCGAAAGGCCATTTTGACCAGCCCATCAAAGTTGATTCGAACGATGAAATTTCATTTTTGGCCAAAACCTTTGACCATATGCGCGGCAATATCAATACATTGATTTTGGAAATCCAGAAAAAAGCGCAGCTTGAACGGGAACTGCAGGAAAGCAAATTATTGCTTCAAGAAAGCCAGCTGCGAAACCTGCAAAACCAAATCAACCCGCATTTTCTATTCAATACCTTAAATACGCTATCGAAAAAGGCCTATTTGGATGGAGCAGAAGAAACGAGCGATTTGCTGGTCAGTGTGGCCGGGCTGCTCCGCTACAATTTAAAACGGATGGACCGGGCAGTTTCTCTATACGAGGAAGTTTATGTGCTGCAGCAATACATGGACATCCAAAAAGCGCGCTACAGCGACCGGCTGCAGTTTCACGCGGAAATAGAGGAATCTTCGCTGGGTTTCCAGATTCCGGGTCTGACGCTTCAGCCATTAATTGAAAATGCCGTAATCCATGCCATCGAGCCGGAAGAAGACGGCGGCCAAATTTGGTTCCGCATCCAGGAAGTCGAAGATGAAATTTGGATTGAAATCGCAGATGACGGACAGGGCATGGACGAAGAAAAACAGCGCCAGCTGCTTGAACAAGCTGTTGTGTCGAAAGAAGGGCATTCGACCGGCATCGGTTTCAGCAATGTGCTAAAAAGGCTGCAGCTTTTCTACGGACGTGAAAACCTGGTGGAAATTGACAGCGGTATTGGAAAAGGGACAAAAATCACGTTGAAACTACCAAAAGTAAAAGGAGCACAAAATCATGGTCAAACTTCTCATAGTGGATGA
- a CDS encoding sugar ABC transporter permease, producing the protein MGFLAEAKHLIKANIRDYGMYIALLVIILTFTVMTDGLFISSRNISNLLDSTGYIAVLAVGMTLVIVIRHIDLSVGFLAGFLGAVAAIFLSQMGMSVFLVIPLVLLFGVIIGLFNGFLIAKVGIPAFVATLAGMLFFRGALLNVTEGTGTIIVNDDGFNALGNGFIPSLMEINELHLLSLLVGLAGILLYIYSEISNRRNKAKYGFEVVSFKIFIVKLVFVSFIIGYITWILAGYNGFSWTVVIMLLVVVVYHFLATKTVLGRNIYAVGSNPEAAHLSGINVTKITLFVFASMGMLAALSGILFTSRLQSATTTAGTLFELDAIAAAYVGGVSSAGGVGKVTGAIIGAIVMASLSSGMNLLGTGISYQYMIRGGVLALAVIFDVLTRKQRA; encoded by the coding sequence ATGGGCTTTTTAGCAGAAGCAAAACACCTGATCAAAGCGAATATCCGCGATTACGGTATGTATATCGCATTGCTTGTCATTATACTGACGTTTACCGTTATGACAGACGGTTTGTTCATATCGTCCCGGAACATCAGTAATTTATTAGATTCAACAGGGTATATCGCGGTTCTGGCAGTGGGAATGACATTGGTCATTGTAATCCGGCACATCGACTTGTCGGTCGGGTTTTTAGCTGGATTCTTAGGTGCAGTCGCCGCGATTTTCCTTTCGCAGATGGGAATGTCCGTATTTCTGGTGATTCCGCTCGTACTGCTATTTGGCGTAATTATCGGCTTGTTCAATGGATTTTTAATTGCGAAAGTCGGCATTCCAGCCTTTGTGGCAACACTTGCCGGGATGCTGTTTTTCCGCGGTGCATTATTGAATGTCACTGAAGGCACCGGGACGATCATCGTCAATGACGATGGCTTTAACGCACTCGGCAATGGATTTATCCCGTCGCTCATGGAAATCAACGAACTGCACCTATTGTCGCTATTGGTGGGGCTTGCAGGGATTTTGCTGTATATCTACAGCGAAATTTCCAACCGCCGCAACAAAGCGAAGTATGGCTTCGAAGTGGTTTCCTTTAAGATTTTCATCGTAAAACTGGTTTTTGTATCCTTTATCATTGGTTATATTACTTGGATTCTTGCCGGTTATAATGGTTTTTCCTGGACGGTTGTCATCATGCTGCTGGTCGTTGTCGTGTATCATTTCCTGGCGACGAAAACGGTGCTTGGGCGTAATATTTACGCCGTTGGGAGCAATCCGGAAGCCGCCCATTTGAGCGGCATCAACGTCACGAAAATCACGCTCTTCGTTTTTGCTTCAATGGGGATGCTTGCAGCCCTTTCCGGCATCCTGTTCACTTCACGGCTGCAATCGGCAACGACTACAGCGGGCACGTTGTTCGAGCTGGATGCCATTGCCGCAGCTTATGTCGGTGGGGTTTCTTCAGCAGGCGGTGTCGGGAAAGTGACCGGTGCCATTATTGGTGCCATCGTCATGGCTTCACTGTCGAGCGGCATGAACTTGCTTGGAACCGGAATCTCCTATCAATACATGATTCGCGGTGGTGTTCTGGCTTTGGCCGTTATTTTCGATGTGTTGACAAGAAAGCAGCGGGCTTAA
- a CDS encoding sugar ABC transporter substrate-binding protein, with translation MRKKVIIVLCMLCAVLGFFTFMSAGKAFRSDWQLPAAVPEDQDSYRLVLITQELKTPFWNQVGAGAAKQAGKEGVSLEVWGSYGNDSDEFLKQIEIALHSKVDGVVVQGLDTAEFKELTKIKAAFYGIPVITIANDVPVAESLRKTYVGSDHYQAGKLLAEQLVKDMGSEGQAILLSDVEQAYSQQQRMRGMDEVLRAYPGISTVLVKSGNSDEEVIEATQNVLNQVPEADAFIALNTNHVGTMMQEISRRAKLEPFHIYSFDDGADISALLRQGGLDAVIGQSPEKMGQLSVELMMKWIKNEEVPLNPDGYFTDIRILEGVRERP, from the coding sequence ATGAGAAAAAAAGTCATAATTGTCCTTTGTATGCTCTGTGCGGTTTTAGGTTTTTTTACTTTTATGTCAGCCGGAAAAGCATTCCGTTCGGATTGGCAATTGCCTGCTGCTGTTCCTGAAGACCAGGACAGTTATCGCTTGGTTTTGATTACCCAGGAATTGAAAACGCCGTTCTGGAATCAAGTAGGGGCAGGAGCAGCCAAACAAGCCGGAAAAGAAGGCGTTAGTTTGGAAGTGTGGGGAAGTTACGGCAATGATTCCGATGAATTTTTAAAGCAGATTGAAATTGCACTTCATTCAAAAGTGGATGGTGTTGTCGTTCAAGGACTTGATACAGCGGAATTCAAAGAACTGACGAAAATCAAAGCGGCATTTTACGGAATACCGGTAATTACGATAGCTAACGACGTGCCAGTCGCGGAAAGTTTGCGGAAAACGTATGTGGGTTCTGACCATTATCAGGCAGGAAAATTGCTTGCTGAGCAATTGGTAAAAGATATGGGAAGTGAAGGGCAGGCCATCCTATTGAGCGATGTCGAACAGGCTTATAGCCAACAGCAGCGCATGCGCGGAATGGATGAAGTATTGAGGGCTTATCCCGGCATATCCACAGTTCTGGTGAAAAGCGGCAATTCAGATGAAGAAGTGATTGAAGCGACTCAGAATGTGCTCAACCAAGTGCCGGAAGCGGATGCTTTCATCGCGCTCAACACCAACCATGTCGGCACGATGATGCAGGAAATCAGCCGGCGTGCCAAGCTTGAACCGTTCCATATTTATTCGTTCGATGACGGTGCCGATATTTCCGCATTGCTCAGACAAGGAGGCTTGGATGCCGTTATTGGCCAGTCACCGGAAAAAATGGGGCAGCTGAGTGTCGAGCTGATGATGAAATGGATAAAAAACGAGGAGGTCCCGTTAAATCCCGATGGTTATTTCACGGATATCCGGATTCTGGAAGGGGTGCGTGAACGCCCATGA
- a CDS encoding response regulator, whose translation MVKLLIVDDEPIERDGMQAILQKTYPDFEFRQAKNGKSAIEIAETWQPDWVFMDIMMPGMTGLEAIEQIQRSRQDIQFVMVTAFDMFDYARQAIKLGVKDYLLKPSKASEIVATVGKLLEQQQQKEQDSAVRQQEQDDFQRALSIVETDVVTQLLFDHVHEVHIDMLVEMLEIKAANEKFVMTVLIPEGCESSYSAIKEHIRQKGNAWVGALYGRQLPIIVFREAGSSFRLQAIRLAKDILSISAECQPEDWFIGIGIECDSLEDIRNSYQKSLIATMDLAIPSKYRFYSDVPVLDTVSDSAFIKQQEKKLFDYVRLGEWECIDQIVYDLIRRFEQQGANVVLAQQRALEVLWITSRVMEEMGVEAAAPFYSVQAQDYRQLCGDTKQLLEGMKQLYMGHCGRLEVDKIHQIKQWIREHSDEDISLDTLARKVDLSPIYISKMFKEKLGVNYIEFLTACRMERAKNLLSDPQKSLKEISIEIGYHEPNYFSKVFKKMYDVSPKEYRKTLLGIKEE comes from the coding sequence ATGGTCAAACTTCTCATAGTGGATGACGAACCGATTGAACGTGATGGAATGCAGGCGATTCTGCAAAAAACCTATCCGGATTTCGAGTTCAGGCAAGCGAAAAATGGAAAATCGGCAATTGAAATAGCCGAAACCTGGCAGCCGGACTGGGTATTTATGGATATCATGATGCCTGGCATGACGGGTCTGGAGGCGATAGAACAGATTCAGCGCAGCCGCCAGGACATTCAGTTTGTCATGGTCACGGCTTTTGATATGTTCGATTATGCACGCCAAGCCATCAAACTGGGTGTCAAAGACTATTTGCTGAAGCCGAGCAAAGCCAGTGAAATTGTGGCGACTGTGGGCAAGCTGCTTGAACAGCAGCAGCAAAAAGAGCAGGATTCAGCTGTGCGGCAGCAAGAACAGGATGATTTCCAGCGGGCATTGAGCATAGTCGAAACGGATGTCGTGACCCAATTGCTTTTTGACCATGTCCATGAAGTGCATATCGATATGCTGGTGGAAATGCTCGAAATTAAAGCAGCCAATGAAAAGTTCGTCATGACAGTGCTGATTCCAGAAGGCTGTGAAAGTTCGTATTCGGCGATTAAAGAGCATATCCGGCAAAAGGGCAACGCCTGGGTCGGGGCATTATACGGCCGCCAGCTGCCGATTATCGTATTCCGTGAAGCGGGCTCGTCATTCCGCTTGCAGGCGATTCGACTGGCTAAAGACATTTTATCGATTTCAGCAGAGTGCCAGCCGGAAGACTGGTTTATAGGCATCGGCATCGAATGCGATTCGTTGGAAGACATCCGGAATTCCTATCAGAAATCGCTGATTGCGACAATGGATTTGGCTATCCCTTCAAAATACCGCTTTTATTCCGATGTGCCGGTCCTTGATACAGTAAGCGATTCTGCTTTTATCAAACAGCAGGAAAAGAAACTGTTCGATTATGTCCGGTTAGGAGAATGGGAGTGCATAGATCAAATCGTATACGACTTGATCCGGCGTTTCGAACAGCAAGGTGCGAATGTCGTTCTTGCCCAGCAGCGGGCACTTGAAGTGCTGTGGATCACTTCCCGCGTCATGGAAGAAATGGGCGTGGAGGCGGCAGCGCCTTTTTACTCGGTCCAGGCTCAGGATTACCGCCAATTGTGTGGCGATACAAAGCAATTGCTGGAAGGGATGAAGCAATTGTATATGGGCCATTGCGGGCGGCTCGAAGTGGACAAAATCCATCAGATCAAACAATGGATCCGGGAGCATTCCGATGAAGACATCTCTTTGGATACTTTAGCGAGAAAAGTCGACTTAAGCCCGATTTACATCAGCAAGATGTTCAAAGAAAAACTGGGGGTCAATTATATTGAGTTCCTGACAGCCTGCCGGATGGAACGGGCAAAAAACCTGCTGTCCGATCCTCAAAAAAGCTTGAAGGAGATTTCAATTGAAATCGGCTATCATGAACCGAATTATTTCAGCAAGGTGTTTAAAAAAATGTACGATGTTTCACCGAAAGAATACCGCAAAACGCTTTTGGGCATCAAGGAAGAGTAG